Proteins from a genomic interval of Neodiprion lecontei isolate iyNeoLeco1 chromosome 2, iyNeoLeco1.1, whole genome shotgun sequence:
- the LOC107217813 gene encoding probable Na(+)/H(+) antiporter nhx-9 isoform X3: protein MEFGPMGPVKRHDFKGDVEKSTRQYDIVTVEFHRVETPFVIGIWIFFASIAKIGFHMAPKLSRMFPESCLLIVVGVVVGVLLFHAGSVHVSPLTPDTFFLYMLPPIILDAGYFMPNRLFFDHLGTILLFAVLGTIFNTLSIGGSLWILGQSGLFGCKPPLLHMFLFSALISAVDPVAVLAVFEEIHVNEILYIVVFGESLLNDAVTVVLYNMFEAYSEMGEARIVYTDIMSGFMSFLVVAIGGTIIGIAWGFATGFVTRFTDQVRVIEPIFIFVMAYLAYLNAEIFHMSGILAITFCGITMKNYVEANISHKSHTTVKYTMKMLSSSSETIIFMFLGVATVNNKHHWNTWFVVMTIVFCSVYRIIGVVLLAAVANQFRLHKLDKVEKFVMSYGGLRGAVAFALVLLIDPAHVPLQPMFVTTTIAVIYFTVFIQGITIKPLVRILNVKRAEKRKPTMNERIHERIMDHTMTGIEDILGKHGNYHVRDKFKRFDNKFIRPYLLRNHQGAEPKILETYSKLTMKDAMEYIRRNASTIGNISGTESMSAIFRNYSNTGQFNGSPSFSQLESSWNIDLQELEYNPSKKDLTDAKIHHLLAEELCKPYKRHRRLSYSRHAVNDRDLSTQVNYKMHMNIRRMMGEHKHRNKRSKKLPKEGKQNHVSFPEFQQNGSTKLFSQDYINEVLYESECKDGYKPSNKDDWESGITFTARSSDPPNALDLQLDLVGLPRDMEGDCQRATTPTATETMLPWKREDDYDSTRPVKQNEFPAWCSNKEYLAYNSPSATFLGGIEQPKVQSVIGLFAQESICSINSTGSQDGIESTPSVAQLEYCYSPLRITDGAHRSSRRGSMMELRSVEPISQEKPANGSHSLPECWNPQKLRLSQFPYTVKTPSLSTALITSSSDSSDYEEENI from the exons ATGGAGTTCGGTCCGATGGGTCCAGTCAAAAGACACGATTTCAAAGGGGATGTGGAAAAATCTACGCGTCAATACGATATTGTTACCGTTGAATTTCACAGGGTAGAAACCCCGTTTGTTATCGGTATATGGATATTCTTTGCCAGCATCGCTAAAATAG GTTTTCACATGGCACCAAAATTAAGCAGAATGTTTCCCGAATCGTGTCTCCTCATCGTCGTCGGGGTCGTAGTCGGAGTATTGCTATTCCACGCCGGTAGCGTCCACGTATCCCCGCTAACTCCAGACACATTTTTTCTCTACATGCTACCACCGATAATATTGGACGCCGGATACTTTATGCCGAATAGATTATTCTTTGACCATTTGGGAACTATACTGCTATTTGCCGTCCTTGGAACCATATTCAACACCTTGTCCATCG GTGGATCACTGTGGATATTAGGACAAAGCGGTTTATTCGGGTGTAAGCCACCGCTGCTTCACATGTTCCTGTTCTCAGCCTTGATAAGTGCCGTAGATCCTGTAGCCGTGTTAGCTGTTTTTGAGGAAATTCACGTTAATGAAATACTGTACATAGTTGTGTTTGGGGAGAGTTTGTTGAACGATGCTGTTACCGTG GTACTTTACAACATGTTTGAAGCTTACAGTGAAATGGGTGAGGCCCGGATAGTCTATACCGACATAATGTCGGGATTTATGTCGTTTTTAGTCGTTGCTATTGGTGGCACAATAATTGGTATTGCCTGGGGATTTGCTACTGGATTCGTAACTAGATTTACGGATCAAGTACGGGTCATTGAGCCGATATTTATATTCGTTATGGCCTATTTGGCCTACCTTAACGCAGAGATCTTCCACATGTCGGGAATATTAGC AATAACATTTTGTGGTATAACAATGAAGAATTACGTGGAAGCAAACATATCGCACAAATCGCATACCACTGTTAAATATACAATGAAAATGCTCTCGAGTAGCTCCgaaacaataatatttatgtTCCTCGGGGTAGCAACTGTCAACAACAAACACCATTGGAATACATGGTTCGTTGTAATGACCATAGTATTTTGTTCCGTCTACCGTATTATCG GTGTGGTGCTCTTGGCTGCTGTAGCGAATCAATTCCGCTTACACAAATTGGATAAGGTTGAGAAGTTCGTAATGTCTTACGGCGGTTTGCGGGGTGCTGTGGCATTCGCGTTGGTCTTGTTGATTGATCCTGCTCACGTTCCGCTTCAACCGATGTTCGTCACCACGACTATCGCTGTTATTTACTTCACAGTCTTTATTCAG GGAATTACCATCAAGCCTCTCGTCAGAATATTGAACGTAAAAAGAGCTGAGAAACGAAAGCCCACTATGAATGAAAGGATTCACGAACGA ATCATGGACCACACGATGACCGGAATTGAAGACATATTAGGCAAACATGGGAATTACCACGTCAGGGATAA ATTTAAACGATTTGACAACAAGTTCATTCGTCCCTATCTCCTGAGAAATCATCAAGGGGCtgagccaaaaattttagaaacttATTCAAAACTAACAATGAAAGATGCGATGGAATACATAAGAAGAAATGCGTCGACTATAGGAAATATTAGCGGCACAGAGAGCATGTCTGCAATATTTCGCAACTACAGTAACACTGGTCAATTCAATGGCAG CCCAAGTTTTAGTCAACTAGAATCTAGCTGGAACATTGATCTCCAAGAACTGGAGTATAATCCGTCAAAGAAAGACTTGACAGATGCCAAAATACATCACTTACTTGCGGAAGAATTATGCAAGCCGTATAAACGC CATCGTCGCCTTAGTTATAGTCGTCACGCGGTTAACGATCGTGACTTATCGACGCAAGTAAACTATAAAATGCACATGAACATAAGACGTATGATGGGAGAGCATAAGCATCGGAACAAACGCAGCAAGAAATTGCCAAAA GAAGGAAAGCAAAACCACGTCAGTTTCCCGGAATTTCAACAGAATGGCTCtactaaattattttcacaag ATTACATCAACGAAGTACTTTATGAATCCGAGTGTAAGGATGGATATAAACCAAGTAATAAAGATGATTGGGAGTCCGGGATTACATTCACAGCACGTTCATCAG ATCCCCCAAACGCTCTGGATTTGCAACTGGATTTAGTAGGATTGCCACGTGACATGGAAG GAGACTGCCAACGAGCCACAACTCCAACAGCAACGGAAACGATGCTGCCTTGGAAGAGAGAAGATGATTATGATTCCACACGTCCAGTGAAGCAAAATGAATTCCCCGCTTGGTGTTCCAATAAGGAATATTTGGCTTACAATTCGCCATCAGCAACGTTTCTGG GAGGGATTGAACAGCCTAAAGTTCAATCGGTCATTGGTCTTTTCGCTCAGGAGAGTATTTGCTCGATAAACTCAACGGGATCACAAGATGGTATTGAAAGCACACCTTCCGTGGCGCAATTAGAATATTGCTACTCTCCATTGAGAATAACAG ATGGTGCTCACCGATCGTCTCGTCGAGGATCAATGATGGAACTGAGATCGGTCGAGCCAATATCACAAGAAAAGCCCGCAAACGGATCACATTCTTTACCCGAATGCTGGAATCCACAAAAATTGCGTTTATCACAATTTCCATACACAGTAAAAACGCCTAGCTTATCAACGGCTCTTATAACTTCGTCTTCTGATTCGTCAGAttacgaagaagaaaatatatga
- the LOC107217813 gene encoding probable Na(+)/H(+) antiporter nhx-9 isoform X1, giving the protein MAKFNSPINIVYVMCLVCQINKIFDIKLVDASSNGIKNSPPGEEASTAKYFGTKNFEDKHVPDDLRSPFPGMEFGPMGPVKRHDFKGDVEKSTRQYDIVTVEFHRVETPFVIGIWIFFASIAKIGFHMAPKLSRMFPESCLLIVVGVVVGVLLFHAGSVHVSPLTPDTFFLYMLPPIILDAGYFMPNRLFFDHLGTILLFAVLGTIFNTLSIGGSLWILGQSGLFGCKPPLLHMFLFSALISAVDPVAVLAVFEEIHVNEILYIVVFGESLLNDAVTVVLYNMFEAYSEMGEARIVYTDIMSGFMSFLVVAIGGTIIGIAWGFATGFVTRFTDQVRVIEPIFIFVMAYLAYLNAEIFHMSGILAITFCGITMKNYVEANISHKSHTTVKYTMKMLSSSSETIIFMFLGVATVNNKHHWNTWFVVMTIVFCSVYRIIGVVLLAAVANQFRLHKLDKVEKFVMSYGGLRGAVAFALVLLIDPAHVPLQPMFVTTTIAVIYFTVFIQGITIKPLVRILNVKRAEKRKPTMNERIHERIMDHTMTGIEDILGKHGNYHVRDKFKRFDNKFIRPYLLRNHQGAEPKILETYSKLTMKDAMEYIRRNASTIGNISGTESMSAIFRNYSNTGQFNGSPSFSQLESSWNIDLQELEYNPSKKDLTDAKIHHLLAEELCKPYKRHRRLSYSRHAVNDRDLSTQVNYKMHMNIRRMMGEHKHRNKRSKKLPKEGKQNHVSFPEFQQNGSTKLFSQDYINEVLYESECKDGYKPSNKDDWESGITFTARSSDPPNALDLQLDLVGLPRDMEGDCQRATTPTATETMLPWKREDDYDSTRPVKQNEFPAWCSNKEYLAYNSPSATFLGGIEQPKVQSVIGLFAQESICSINSTGSQDGIESTPSVAQLEYCYSPLRITDGAHRSSRRGSMMELRSVEPISQEKPANGSHSLPECWNPQKLRLSQFPYTVKTPSLSTALITSSSDSSDYEEENI; this is encoded by the exons ATGGCAAAGTTTAACTCGCCCATAAACATCGTTTATGTTATGTGTTTAGTATGTCAAATTAACAAAATATTCGATATTAAATTAGTCGACGCGTCTAGTAACGGTATTAAAAATTCACCGCCGGGTGAAGAAGCATCGACGGCAAAGTattttggaacaaaaaatttcgaagacAAACATGTGCCGGACGATCTGCGAAGTCCTTTTCCCGGTATGGAGTTCGGTCCGATGGGTCCAGTCAAAAGACACGATTTCAAAGGGGATGTGGAAAAATCTACGCGTCAATACGATATTGTTACCGTTGAATTTCACAGGGTAGAAACCCCGTTTGTTATCGGTATATGGATATTCTTTGCCAGCATCGCTAAAATAG GTTTTCACATGGCACCAAAATTAAGCAGAATGTTTCCCGAATCGTGTCTCCTCATCGTCGTCGGGGTCGTAGTCGGAGTATTGCTATTCCACGCCGGTAGCGTCCACGTATCCCCGCTAACTCCAGACACATTTTTTCTCTACATGCTACCACCGATAATATTGGACGCCGGATACTTTATGCCGAATAGATTATTCTTTGACCATTTGGGAACTATACTGCTATTTGCCGTCCTTGGAACCATATTCAACACCTTGTCCATCG GTGGATCACTGTGGATATTAGGACAAAGCGGTTTATTCGGGTGTAAGCCACCGCTGCTTCACATGTTCCTGTTCTCAGCCTTGATAAGTGCCGTAGATCCTGTAGCCGTGTTAGCTGTTTTTGAGGAAATTCACGTTAATGAAATACTGTACATAGTTGTGTTTGGGGAGAGTTTGTTGAACGATGCTGTTACCGTG GTACTTTACAACATGTTTGAAGCTTACAGTGAAATGGGTGAGGCCCGGATAGTCTATACCGACATAATGTCGGGATTTATGTCGTTTTTAGTCGTTGCTATTGGTGGCACAATAATTGGTATTGCCTGGGGATTTGCTACTGGATTCGTAACTAGATTTACGGATCAAGTACGGGTCATTGAGCCGATATTTATATTCGTTATGGCCTATTTGGCCTACCTTAACGCAGAGATCTTCCACATGTCGGGAATATTAGC AATAACATTTTGTGGTATAACAATGAAGAATTACGTGGAAGCAAACATATCGCACAAATCGCATACCACTGTTAAATATACAATGAAAATGCTCTCGAGTAGCTCCgaaacaataatatttatgtTCCTCGGGGTAGCAACTGTCAACAACAAACACCATTGGAATACATGGTTCGTTGTAATGACCATAGTATTTTGTTCCGTCTACCGTATTATCG GTGTGGTGCTCTTGGCTGCTGTAGCGAATCAATTCCGCTTACACAAATTGGATAAGGTTGAGAAGTTCGTAATGTCTTACGGCGGTTTGCGGGGTGCTGTGGCATTCGCGTTGGTCTTGTTGATTGATCCTGCTCACGTTCCGCTTCAACCGATGTTCGTCACCACGACTATCGCTGTTATTTACTTCACAGTCTTTATTCAG GGAATTACCATCAAGCCTCTCGTCAGAATATTGAACGTAAAAAGAGCTGAGAAACGAAAGCCCACTATGAATGAAAGGATTCACGAACGA ATCATGGACCACACGATGACCGGAATTGAAGACATATTAGGCAAACATGGGAATTACCACGTCAGGGATAA ATTTAAACGATTTGACAACAAGTTCATTCGTCCCTATCTCCTGAGAAATCATCAAGGGGCtgagccaaaaattttagaaacttATTCAAAACTAACAATGAAAGATGCGATGGAATACATAAGAAGAAATGCGTCGACTATAGGAAATATTAGCGGCACAGAGAGCATGTCTGCAATATTTCGCAACTACAGTAACACTGGTCAATTCAATGGCAG CCCAAGTTTTAGTCAACTAGAATCTAGCTGGAACATTGATCTCCAAGAACTGGAGTATAATCCGTCAAAGAAAGACTTGACAGATGCCAAAATACATCACTTACTTGCGGAAGAATTATGCAAGCCGTATAAACGC CATCGTCGCCTTAGTTATAGTCGTCACGCGGTTAACGATCGTGACTTATCGACGCAAGTAAACTATAAAATGCACATGAACATAAGACGTATGATGGGAGAGCATAAGCATCGGAACAAACGCAGCAAGAAATTGCCAAAA GAAGGAAAGCAAAACCACGTCAGTTTCCCGGAATTTCAACAGAATGGCTCtactaaattattttcacaag ATTACATCAACGAAGTACTTTATGAATCCGAGTGTAAGGATGGATATAAACCAAGTAATAAAGATGATTGGGAGTCCGGGATTACATTCACAGCACGTTCATCAG ATCCCCCAAACGCTCTGGATTTGCAACTGGATTTAGTAGGATTGCCACGTGACATGGAAG GAGACTGCCAACGAGCCACAACTCCAACAGCAACGGAAACGATGCTGCCTTGGAAGAGAGAAGATGATTATGATTCCACACGTCCAGTGAAGCAAAATGAATTCCCCGCTTGGTGTTCCAATAAGGAATATTTGGCTTACAATTCGCCATCAGCAACGTTTCTGG GAGGGATTGAACAGCCTAAAGTTCAATCGGTCATTGGTCTTTTCGCTCAGGAGAGTATTTGCTCGATAAACTCAACGGGATCACAAGATGGTATTGAAAGCACACCTTCCGTGGCGCAATTAGAATATTGCTACTCTCCATTGAGAATAACAG ATGGTGCTCACCGATCGTCTCGTCGAGGATCAATGATGGAACTGAGATCGGTCGAGCCAATATCACAAGAAAAGCCCGCAAACGGATCACATTCTTTACCCGAATGCTGGAATCCACAAAAATTGCGTTTATCACAATTTCCATACACAGTAAAAACGCCTAGCTTATCAACGGCTCTTATAACTTCGTCTTCTGATTCGTCAGAttacgaagaagaaaatatatga
- the LOC107217813 gene encoding probable Na(+)/H(+) antiporter nhx-9 isoform X2, whose protein sequence is MAKFNSPINIVYVMCLVCQINKIFDIKLVDASSNGIKNSPPGEEASTAKYFGTKNFEDKHVPDDLRSPFPGMEFGPMGPVKRHDFKGDVEKSTRQYDIVTVEFHRVETPFVIGIWIFFASIAKIGFHMAPKLSRMFPESCLLIVVGVVVGVLLFHAGSVHVSPLTPDTFFLYMLPPIILDAGYFMPNRLFFDHLGTILLFAVLGTIFNTLSIGGSLWILGQSGLFGCKPPLLHMFLFSALISAVDPVAVLAVFEEIHVNEILYIVVFGESLLNDAVTVVLYNMFEAYSEMGEARIVYTDIMSGFMSFLVVAIGGTIIGIAWGFATGFVTRFTDQVRVIEPIFIFVMAYLAYLNAEIFHMSGILAITFCGITMKNYVEANISHKSHTTVKYTMKMLSSSSETIIFMFLGVATVNNKHHWNTWFVVMTIVFCSVYRIIGVVLLAAVANQFRLHKLDKVEKFVMSYGGLRGAVAFALVLLIDPAHVPLQPMFVTTTIAVIYFTVFIQGITIKPLVRILNVKRAEKRKPTMNERIHERIMDHTMTGIEDILGKHGNYHVRDKFKRFDNKFIRPYLLRNHQGAEPKILETYSKLTMKDAMEYIRRNASTIGNISGTESMSAIFRNYSNTGQFNGSQLESSWNIDLQELEYNPSKKDLTDAKIHHLLAEELCKPYKRHRRLSYSRHAVNDRDLSTQVNYKMHMNIRRMMGEHKHRNKRSKKLPKEGKQNHVSFPEFQQNGSTKLFSQDYINEVLYESECKDGYKPSNKDDWESGITFTARSSDPPNALDLQLDLVGLPRDMEGDCQRATTPTATETMLPWKREDDYDSTRPVKQNEFPAWCSNKEYLAYNSPSATFLGGIEQPKVQSVIGLFAQESICSINSTGSQDGIESTPSVAQLEYCYSPLRITDGAHRSSRRGSMMELRSVEPISQEKPANGSHSLPECWNPQKLRLSQFPYTVKTPSLSTALITSSSDSSDYEEENI, encoded by the exons ATGGCAAAGTTTAACTCGCCCATAAACATCGTTTATGTTATGTGTTTAGTATGTCAAATTAACAAAATATTCGATATTAAATTAGTCGACGCGTCTAGTAACGGTATTAAAAATTCACCGCCGGGTGAAGAAGCATCGACGGCAAAGTattttggaacaaaaaatttcgaagacAAACATGTGCCGGACGATCTGCGAAGTCCTTTTCCCGGTATGGAGTTCGGTCCGATGGGTCCAGTCAAAAGACACGATTTCAAAGGGGATGTGGAAAAATCTACGCGTCAATACGATATTGTTACCGTTGAATTTCACAGGGTAGAAACCCCGTTTGTTATCGGTATATGGATATTCTTTGCCAGCATCGCTAAAATAG GTTTTCACATGGCACCAAAATTAAGCAGAATGTTTCCCGAATCGTGTCTCCTCATCGTCGTCGGGGTCGTAGTCGGAGTATTGCTATTCCACGCCGGTAGCGTCCACGTATCCCCGCTAACTCCAGACACATTTTTTCTCTACATGCTACCACCGATAATATTGGACGCCGGATACTTTATGCCGAATAGATTATTCTTTGACCATTTGGGAACTATACTGCTATTTGCCGTCCTTGGAACCATATTCAACACCTTGTCCATCG GTGGATCACTGTGGATATTAGGACAAAGCGGTTTATTCGGGTGTAAGCCACCGCTGCTTCACATGTTCCTGTTCTCAGCCTTGATAAGTGCCGTAGATCCTGTAGCCGTGTTAGCTGTTTTTGAGGAAATTCACGTTAATGAAATACTGTACATAGTTGTGTTTGGGGAGAGTTTGTTGAACGATGCTGTTACCGTG GTACTTTACAACATGTTTGAAGCTTACAGTGAAATGGGTGAGGCCCGGATAGTCTATACCGACATAATGTCGGGATTTATGTCGTTTTTAGTCGTTGCTATTGGTGGCACAATAATTGGTATTGCCTGGGGATTTGCTACTGGATTCGTAACTAGATTTACGGATCAAGTACGGGTCATTGAGCCGATATTTATATTCGTTATGGCCTATTTGGCCTACCTTAACGCAGAGATCTTCCACATGTCGGGAATATTAGC AATAACATTTTGTGGTATAACAATGAAGAATTACGTGGAAGCAAACATATCGCACAAATCGCATACCACTGTTAAATATACAATGAAAATGCTCTCGAGTAGCTCCgaaacaataatatttatgtTCCTCGGGGTAGCAACTGTCAACAACAAACACCATTGGAATACATGGTTCGTTGTAATGACCATAGTATTTTGTTCCGTCTACCGTATTATCG GTGTGGTGCTCTTGGCTGCTGTAGCGAATCAATTCCGCTTACACAAATTGGATAAGGTTGAGAAGTTCGTAATGTCTTACGGCGGTTTGCGGGGTGCTGTGGCATTCGCGTTGGTCTTGTTGATTGATCCTGCTCACGTTCCGCTTCAACCGATGTTCGTCACCACGACTATCGCTGTTATTTACTTCACAGTCTTTATTCAG GGAATTACCATCAAGCCTCTCGTCAGAATATTGAACGTAAAAAGAGCTGAGAAACGAAAGCCCACTATGAATGAAAGGATTCACGAACGA ATCATGGACCACACGATGACCGGAATTGAAGACATATTAGGCAAACATGGGAATTACCACGTCAGGGATAA ATTTAAACGATTTGACAACAAGTTCATTCGTCCCTATCTCCTGAGAAATCATCAAGGGGCtgagccaaaaattttagaaacttATTCAAAACTAACAATGAAAGATGCGATGGAATACATAAGAAGAAATGCGTCGACTATAGGAAATATTAGCGGCACAGAGAGCATGTCTGCAATATTTCGCAACTACAGTAACACTGGTCAATTCAATGGCAG TCAACTAGAATCTAGCTGGAACATTGATCTCCAAGAACTGGAGTATAATCCGTCAAAGAAAGACTTGACAGATGCCAAAATACATCACTTACTTGCGGAAGAATTATGCAAGCCGTATAAACGC CATCGTCGCCTTAGTTATAGTCGTCACGCGGTTAACGATCGTGACTTATCGACGCAAGTAAACTATAAAATGCACATGAACATAAGACGTATGATGGGAGAGCATAAGCATCGGAACAAACGCAGCAAGAAATTGCCAAAA GAAGGAAAGCAAAACCACGTCAGTTTCCCGGAATTTCAACAGAATGGCTCtactaaattattttcacaag ATTACATCAACGAAGTACTTTATGAATCCGAGTGTAAGGATGGATATAAACCAAGTAATAAAGATGATTGGGAGTCCGGGATTACATTCACAGCACGTTCATCAG ATCCCCCAAACGCTCTGGATTTGCAACTGGATTTAGTAGGATTGCCACGTGACATGGAAG GAGACTGCCAACGAGCCACAACTCCAACAGCAACGGAAACGATGCTGCCTTGGAAGAGAGAAGATGATTATGATTCCACACGTCCAGTGAAGCAAAATGAATTCCCCGCTTGGTGTTCCAATAAGGAATATTTGGCTTACAATTCGCCATCAGCAACGTTTCTGG GAGGGATTGAACAGCCTAAAGTTCAATCGGTCATTGGTCTTTTCGCTCAGGAGAGTATTTGCTCGATAAACTCAACGGGATCACAAGATGGTATTGAAAGCACACCTTCCGTGGCGCAATTAGAATATTGCTACTCTCCATTGAGAATAACAG ATGGTGCTCACCGATCGTCTCGTCGAGGATCAATGATGGAACTGAGATCGGTCGAGCCAATATCACAAGAAAAGCCCGCAAACGGATCACATTCTTTACCCGAATGCTGGAATCCACAAAAATTGCGTTTATCACAATTTCCATACACAGTAAAAACGCCTAGCTTATCAACGGCTCTTATAACTTCGTCTTCTGATTCGTCAGAttacgaagaagaaaatatatga